The Prevotella sp. E2-28 genome includes the window TTCAAACCCCGTCGTACAGACGAAGAGGTGATTAAGGAGTGCCCTTGGGCCTCTACTGGTAAGCCTAAGAACCGCGAGCGCGTAGTGATTACCTCTTTGGAGTTGAAGCCTGAGGCTATGGAGAAGCGTAACTTGGCTCTGCAGGAGAAGTATCGTAAGATTCAGGAGAACGAGGTTCGTTTCGAGCAGCAGCAGATGGACGATGCCGAGTATGCTATTGTTGCTTTCGGTAGTGCTGCCCGCATTGCAGAGAAGAGCGTAGAGATTGCCCGCGAGCAGGGTATCAAGGTTGGCCTGTTCCGTCCTATCACGCTGTTCCCCTTCCCTGAGAAGCAGATTGCAGAGCTCTCAAAGAAAGTGAAGGGTATCCTCGTTGCAGAGATTAACGCTGGTCAGATGGTTCAGGACGTTCGCCTCGCCGTGAACGGTGCTGTGCCCGTAGAGCAGTTTGGTCGTTTGGGTGGTATCGTTCCTGATCCCGAGGAAATTGTAAACGCACTAAAGAAGGTAATGTAAGTTATGGATAGAAATCAAATAGTTCAACCAGAGAATATCGTCTGCAAGAAGCCGACGCTGATGAACGACAACAATATGCACTACTGCCCAGGCTGTAGTCACGGTGTGGTACATAAACTCGTTGCCGAGGTCATTGAAGAAATGGGAATGGCAGACAAGGCCGTAGGTGTATCGCCTGTAGGTTGTGCCGTATTCGCCTATAATTATATTGATATCGACTGGCAGGAGGCTGCCCATGGTCGTGCACCTGCACTGGCTACGGGTATTAAGCGCACCTGGCCTGATCGCCTTGTGTTCACTTATCAGGGGGATGGTGACTTGGCTTGTATCGGTACATGTGAGACCATTCATGCACTGAACCGTGGTGAGAATATTGTGATTATCTTTGTCAACAATGCCATCTATGGTATGACGGGTGGTCAGATGGCGCCTACTACACTGATTGGTCAGAAGACCTCAACCTGTCCTTACGGACGTGATCCTGAGATTCACGGTTATCCTTTGAAGATGGCTGATATTGCTGCACAGCTGGAAGGCACCTGCTACGTGACCCGTCAGAGTGTAGAGAGCGTGGCTTCTATCAACAAGGCTAAGAAGGCACTGCGTAAGGCATTTGAGGCTTCTATGGCTGGTAAGGGCTCTTCTCTCGTGGAGTTCGTCTCTACCTGTAACAGTGGTTGGAAACTGACTCCTGCAAAGGCTAACGAATGGATGAAGGAGAATATGTTCCCCTTCTATCCCAAAGGCGACCTGAAAGATACTACGAATCTTTAATTAAGAGTTTAGAATTAAGAATTATGAAAAGATGAAGAAAGAGATAATTATTTCAGGTTTTGGAGGTCAGGGCGTGCTCTCAATGGGTAAGATTCTGGCCTATAGTGGACTGATGGAGGACAAGGAGGTAACATGGATGCCTGCTTACGGTCCTGAGCAGCGTGGTGGTACCGCCAACGTGACAGTTATCGTTAGCGACGAGCGCATCTCTTCACCAATCCTCAGCAAGTACGATATTGCTGTGGTGCTTAACCAGCCCTCACTAGAGAAGTTCGAGCCGAAGATTAAGCCCGGTGGTGTGTTGATTTATGATGGCTTTGGTATCATCAACAAACCCACGCGTAAGGATATCACCGTGTATGAAATCAACGCTATGGACAAGGCTGCTGAGATGAAGAACAGCAAGGTCTTCAATATGATTATCCTTGGCGGACTCCTGAAGGTGGCTCCCGTTGTGAGCGACAAGGGCGTTGAAAAAGCACTCTACAAGACTCTCCCCGAGCGTCATCACGGTTTGATTCCCCTGAATATGGAGGCTCTGAAAGAAGGTGCCAAGATTATTGAGGAAGTGAAATAAGGAATTAAAAGTGAATAATAAAAAAGGAAGGGAACCGTTGCGGTTCCCTTCCTTTATTTGTTTTTGCCTAGAAGTGTGAGTATCTTTGTGGCTTCCTCGCCGTCGGCCTTAGCCTTGCGTAGGTCCTTCAGAATCTCGTCTCCATGCTTGATATCGCTGATGGCACGCTTCAGCCATTTCTTGGCTTCCTCTTGGTTTGCAGCTACGCCCTTGCCTTTCATATAGCATCTGCCCAGTTGATACATTGCCTTGGCATAGTCCTGTTTGGCTGATTTCAGGTACAGTTCAAAAGCCTTTTGATCATTCTCTTTCACACCATCGCCTTTATCGTAGCAACGTCCAAGACGGTATTGCGCCTTGTAATGGCCTTTATCGGCAGCTGCCTGAAGTTTTGGCACAGCCTCTTTATACAACTCTTGGTCGTAAAGTTTCTTACCCTCTTCATAGAGTTTATCAGCACTCTGGGCATTGGCACCTAAGCCCACTATAAGCATCAGTGCAAGGAGGAATTTCTTCATATCGTATTTGTTTTTAAGACTGCTCCAATGAACAGCATATTATTTTGTTAATTCAAGAATGGCTTCACCAGAGCAGGCATTGGGTTGTTGGATATGGAGCATCTGGCAGATTGTGGGGGCAATATCGTTGATATGCACCTCGCGGCTAGTGGCTCCTTGGCTGATATGCCAACCATAGAAGAGTAGGGGGATGTGGGCATCGTAGGGGTTCCATGAACCATGTGTGGTGCCTACGGGTGACGACCAGTCGCCATACTCATAATAATTTGGCTCGGCTATGATGAGAATATCTCCAGAACGACGAGGGTGATAGCCCATGAGTGCCATATTCATGATGCGCTCAGGCAGACTTGATGTGCGTAGCTTCTGGTAGTCAACAGCCTGAATGACATTGGGTACTGTGCTGAAGAACTCTACAAGGCACTGCTTCACCTCATCGAGCTTTAGGTTCTGTTCGGCAATAGATTGGTGGTTAAGGAAAAGACGGAAGTCCAACATATCCTCAATCACGTTTTTCTTTGCTCCCAACGTCTTGGCAACATGAGCCTCGGCCTGCTTGATGAAGTCGCTATAGAGCCATTTTCCGCCACCCAATTTGTGATCCTCCATGAACTTCCAGTTATGGGCACCACCATGATCGGCAGTGAGGAACAGAAGGTAATTCTCGTGTCCTACCTGAGCGTCGAGGGCTGCGAGCAGACGCTTAATGTCTTTGTCGAGCTCCATATAGGCTTCATCAGTATGCTCACCTCGAGTAGCCCATTTATGCCCAATGGCATCGGTCTGAGAATAGCTCACGCAAAGCATATCAGTAGTGCCGTTACGTCCCAGGTTCTCACCTTTCAGGGCTGCGATAGCCATATCCGTAATAAGGTGTCCGCAGAGAGGATAGAGTGAGATGTCCTGCCCAACGGTCTTCAGTTCCTTGTTGTTTGCCATCTGAGCATTCACCTTCTTTGCATAGTCAGGCAGTTCCTGCATATAGTATGAGCTGCTGACGAAGCAGAGCGCCTTGTTGTCCATCCAATAGGCAGCATTGGCAGAGCGTCCTGCAGGCAAGATAGCAGCACGGTCTTTGAATGATACACCAATAACCTTTGCCTTAAAATCGGTATGCAGGCGCAATTGGTCACCAATTGTAGTAGCCAATAGATTATGAGGGGATGACTTTCCCTTTGTGGTGTTGGAACCTATAGTCTGCATGGTTGAGTCAGCAACACATCCCACGCGCTTGCCGTCCAAATAAAAGGTGTTGCCACAGATGCCGTGATAGGCTGGGGTAGTGCCTGTATATGCCGATGTATGTCCGATAGCTGTTACCGTTGGCACGTAGTTAATGAGGCAGTTGTTACATGAATAGCCTTCATTGATAAGACGCTTCAAACCGTCAGGTTGGAACTGATCGTAATAGCGACTTAGGTAATCCCAGCGCATCTGGTCAACTACAATACCTACAACAAGTTTTGGCCTTTCATCAAACTTTGTCTGTGCCATTGCTGAGAGGCTCATGCCAAGCAGCATCATTATCCATAGAAAACGAAATCTTCTCATATATCCTTGAACTAAAATTTTAAATCTCAATTCTTAAAACTATCAAGTTTCTTTGTCCAGTACTGGCGCAAATCGCTCCACTTATAATAATATGGGGTGCTGGTAGCTGTAACAGGTAGTGTTACCTCACGCTCGTTGAGCAGGGCCTTCACCAGAATATCACCTTTACCATTCTTGGGCTTGTAGAAGATGAGCTGGATATTGCAGCCCATAGGGAAAATCTTGTAGTTCTGCCATTTCTTGTCCAGTTCGTTCAGGTCTTCGATGCTAGCATTGCTATTACCTAGTTCCATCAGGCAGGCCAGTGGCAAAACGCAGACCTCGTGCCCGAATCGCATAGTGGCCTGTGGCTTTCCAAGTGCTACGCAAGTATCGGCAGTCTCAATGAAGTTTCTCAGCAGATTGTACTGGCTAAAAGGCATCATATTGTCCGACATAGGAGAGTTCGCATAACGCACATACCAACTAGCATTGGCGATACACCACATGTCATAACGTTCTTCTTCAGTGAAGAGGTTTAGCATATTGAAACCATCGTCATGGCTCTGCATGTTAATGACTACCTCGTATAAGTTACGCATCAGAGAATTCTGACGTACACTGTCTGCAGCCCATTTTGCATCGTTAAAGAGTACCTTCATGAGTCGCTCTGGGTGTGTCTTGCTATCAGAAAATGCGTTCATCTTGTCTCTGTCGATATGTCTGCTAGCCTCTCTAACCTTACCTTCATGTCCTTGATTCAGGTAGTACTGCAAGCTCTCACTGACGTCATTGTGAATACGTGCAGTAGGATTAGCTGCCATCAGTTCCTCACACTCAGCCACCATAGACAGGACACAGCGAGTTACCACGGTGCTTCTTGCGTCGATTGCCAAGTTCTTCGTCAAGAAGATCTCAGGGAAATGCTTCGCAATACGCTTACCTATGCCGTGATGCTGACGTTCACCAACGGTAGTTAGGTCGCCCAGACGTTTATTGGTGGTCTTATTGAACTGCTCTAGTAACTCCAGTGTCTTCTTTCCTTCGCTTGTCAGCTTCCCCTGTTCGTTAGCCTTACGCAGAGGTCGCAGTACGCGTTCATAGTCATCCTTGCCGATGAGCCAACGTGAACCGTGGCGTCCATAGTGGGTGAAATAGAAAGGTACATAGCCCTTAGGTGCCTTGGTGTATTTGAAGTCGGGCAACTGACGGTCGTAGTCCAGATAGTTAGAACCTGCCAGCCAAGGATTAGATTTGATCTCTTCACGAGCGTTTTGGGCATTGATGGTTATGGTAATGCCCAGCATAAGTATGGTTAATACTCTTTTCATGTTTTATTGGGATGTTTTAGTTTTATGTTGGCAAAATTACTAAAAAATGAGCGAAATGCAAAAGGAAAACTTGTTTTTTCTTTCATTTCCGAATGCATTGTAAGTTCGGCGAAGCCAAAATAACTAAAAAAATGTCAAAGGCCCAAGCAATTACTATATAAAGTTGTATATTTGCACACGAAAAGGTAAAATTAGAAAGGTAAAAGATTATGAAGAAGATTTCAATCACCATTATAGCTCTTATGACGCTGACGGTTGTTAGCGCCCAGAATACCCAGAAGAACGATACCCTGCAGTTTATGACAGCTTATCGCCAGTTTGCTGCTTTTATAGAGAAGCAGCCCTCGCTGAACAAATCAGTAGCCGATTCGCTGATTGCTCGTCAGGATACGCTGATGCACCTGTATCGTAAGGTAAAACCACAGCTTACGAATAAGCAGGTTGAGGAGTATAACACCCTGAAAGGACGCTATACGAAGAAGCTTCTGTCTTATCGTGGCGACCGCCTGAGTGAAGGTCTTGAGGCTACCGGTGACAGCATAGCAAAAGCCACCGAGCGGGTTGGTAGTGCCGTTGGTGGCTTCTTTAAGGGGCTGTTAAAGAAATAACTTATCTTTTTCTCAGCGTCTCTACGATGCGAGCCATCTGGTTGGGAATGCGTATCTGCTGTGGACATTTCGACAGGCAGACCTCGCAGTCCTGACATTTTGATGCCCATGTTTTTTCATCGGGCAGTGCCTTCTTGTAGCTGTCAATAAATTGCTGTTGACGCTCTGCGTAGTCAGCTGCCTCTTTGTGGGGTAGGGGTAACAGGTGACTGTTCACAGCTTCGTTGTAGGCTGCAAAGTTGGCAGGGATATTCACACCGTAGGGGCAAGGCATACAGTATTCGCAGGTGGTACAAGGAATGGTGGGAATGCCCGACATCTGGTCGGCAATCTCAGCTAGCAGTCTGTTTTCTTGCTCTGTACAGGGATCCAGTGGCGAGAACGTCTTGATGTTATCCTCCAGGTGGTCCATGCGGTTCATGCCGCTCAGTGTGGTCAGGATGTTGTTATGACTGCCCACCCAGCGGAAAGCCCAGCGAGCAGTGCTGTCATCTGGATGAATGGCCTTCAATTGGTCTGTCAGTTCCTGTGCCATGCGTCCGAAGGCACCACCACGTAGCGGCTCCATCACCACGCATTGCACGCCTAGCTTTTCGCATTTCCCGTAGAGATATTCTGCATCGGCATCAGAACGACGTCCACCGCGCATGGAAGCGTGGCGCCAGTCTAGGAAGTTCATCTGAATCTGCACAAAATCCCAGTGGTATTCCTCCTGACGGTCCAGCAACCAGTCGAAGTCACGCACATCGCCATGATATGAGAATCCTAGGTGCTTGATGCGTCCAGCCTCGCGCTCTTTCAACAGGAAGTCAAGCACACCGTTATCCAGGAAGCGGCCTTTTAGCGAGTCCATACCGCCACCAATGGCGTGCAGCAGGTAGTAGTCTATATGATCCACCTTCAGGCGCTCCATTGACCGCTCGTACATACCTTTTGATTCTTCGAACGACCAAGTGCGTCGGTTTTGGTTTGACATCTTTGTAGCTACGAAGAACTTTTCACGCGGATGACGACTTAGTGCATTACCTGTGAGTACCTCCGACTGTCCGCCCATATACATAGGTGCTGTGTCGAAATAGTTTACGCCATGTTCTATTGCATAATCTACCAGTTGGTTTACCTCATCTTGATTATTGGGTAAGCGCATCATGCCAAAGCCCAACAGCGAAATCTGTTCGCCAGAGCCGTGCTGCACACGATAGGTCATATGGTTTCCCGCAGGCTTCTCTGTTTTATTCTTAGCTAGCACATTTAGTGGTTCCATAGCCATCAAGGCCATAGCCGAACCAGCCCCTAAGCCCAGTCGCTTCAGAAACTGTCGTCTGTTCATGTCCATTTGTTCTTTCTTTGTCATAAAGTCATCGTTTTTGTATTGTTGTTTTTAGTAATATCGTTTGCAAAGATAAACAAAATATTTTTTTTATGCAAATAAATTGTTACTCAGTGCAACTTCTTTATCACTGTCCTCCAACGATGACCTCAGAGTCTTTCTTCACCAGACCGGCATCGCCACCACCGAATACATTACCCATAATCTTTGCACCCTTCAGTACGTTAACCTGCGTCCATATAGAGGTACTGAACTGATTGGCATCCAGCGTTGACAGACCACGACTGGCACCATAGACCTCACCGCCATAGAATACTTTGTAGTCTTCAGGTGTGCCAATAGTACCCTTGATATTGACAATATTCATAGACTGCTTACCAAGTGTAGCCGTATTGCTGAGATCCTTTTTGTATGGGTCGTAATCCTGAGTTGTCTTCAAGGGACCTATGCTGGCCATAGAACCGCCACCATATACGTTTCGGTGAATAGTTCCACCGAGGATGTCCACCTGCGTGAAGCGCGTCACGGAACCTGCAGAATTGCTGTAGCCTGTTGCCGGTACCTTATCAGCTTCGGCTGTACCATCCTTATACACTAGTGTAGAGGTGTACGGACTGATACCAGAACCGGCACCATATACATTACCGCGTGCCAGCCACTGGTCGTGGTCGAGTTCTTCATTGAGAGTTGCGAATGAATTAGT containing:
- a CDS encoding thiamine pyrophosphate-dependent enzyme translates to MDRNQIVQPENIVCKKPTLMNDNNMHYCPGCSHGVVHKLVAEVIEEMGMADKAVGVSPVGCAVFAYNYIDIDWQEAAHGRAPALATGIKRTWPDRLVFTYQGDGDLACIGTCETIHALNRGENIVIIFVNNAIYGMTGGQMAPTTLIGQKTSTCPYGRDPEIHGYPLKMADIAAQLEGTCYVTRQSVESVASINKAKKALRKAFEASMAGKGSSLVEFVSTCNSGWKLTPAKANEWMKENMFPFYPKGDLKDTTNL
- a CDS encoding 2-oxoacid:acceptor oxidoreductase family protein, which gives rise to MKKEIIISGFGGQGVLSMGKILAYSGLMEDKEVTWMPAYGPEQRGGTANVTVIVSDERISSPILSKYDIAVVLNQPSLEKFEPKIKPGGVLIYDGFGIINKPTRKDITVYEINAMDKAAEMKNSKVFNMIILGGLLKVAPVVSDKGVEKALYKTLPERHHGLIPLNMEALKEGAKIIEEVK
- a CDS encoding tetratricopeptide repeat protein translates to MKKFLLALMLIVGLGANAQSADKLYEEGKKLYDQELYKEAVPKLQAAADKGHYKAQYRLGRCYDKGDGVKENDQKAFELYLKSAKQDYAKAMYQLGRCYMKGKGVAANQEEAKKWLKRAISDIKHGDEILKDLRKAKADGEEATKILTLLGKNK
- a CDS encoding alkaline phosphatase family protein, which produces MRRFRFLWIMMLLGMSLSAMAQTKFDERPKLVVGIVVDQMRWDYLSRYYDQFQPDGLKRLINEGYSCNNCLINYVPTVTAIGHTSAYTGTTPAYHGICGNTFYLDGKRVGCVADSTMQTIGSNTTKGKSSPHNLLATTIGDQLRLHTDFKAKVIGVSFKDRAAILPAGRSANAAYWMDNKALCFVSSSYYMQELPDYAKKVNAQMANNKELKTVGQDISLYPLCGHLITDMAIAALKGENLGRNGTTDMLCVSYSQTDAIGHKWATRGEHTDEAYMELDKDIKRLLAALDAQVGHENYLLFLTADHGGAHNWKFMEDHKLGGGKWLYSDFIKQAEAHVAKTLGAKKNVIEDMLDFRLFLNHQSIAEQNLKLDEVKQCLVEFFSTVPNVIQAVDYQKLRTSSLPERIMNMALMGYHPRRSGDILIIAEPNYYEYGDWSSPVGTTHGSWNPYDAHIPLLFYGWHISQGATSREVHINDIAPTICQMLHIQQPNACSGEAILELTK
- a CDS encoding histidine-type phosphatase, which codes for MKRVLTILMLGITITINAQNAREEIKSNPWLAGSNYLDYDRQLPDFKYTKAPKGYVPFYFTHYGRHGSRWLIGKDDYERVLRPLRKANEQGKLTSEGKKTLELLEQFNKTTNKRLGDLTTVGERQHHGIGKRIAKHFPEIFLTKNLAIDARSTVVTRCVLSMVAECEELMAANPTARIHNDVSESLQYYLNQGHEGKVREASRHIDRDKMNAFSDSKTHPERLMKVLFNDAKWAADSVRQNSLMRNLYEVVINMQSHDDGFNMLNLFTEEERYDMWCIANASWYVRYANSPMSDNMMPFSQYNLLRNFIETADTCVALGKPQATMRFGHEVCVLPLACLMELGNSNASIEDLNELDKKWQNYKIFPMGCNIQLIFYKPKNGKGDILVKALLNEREVTLPVTATSTPYYYKWSDLRQYWTKKLDSFKN
- a CDS encoding aldo/keto reductase, translated to MTKKEQMDMNRRQFLKRLGLGAGSAMALMAMEPLNVLAKNKTEKPAGNHMTYRVQHGSGEQISLLGFGMMRLPNNQDEVNQLVDYAIEHGVNYFDTAPMYMGGQSEVLTGNALSRHPREKFFVATKMSNQNRRTWSFEESKGMYERSMERLKVDHIDYYLLHAIGGGMDSLKGRFLDNGVLDFLLKEREAGRIKHLGFSYHGDVRDFDWLLDRQEEYHWDFVQIQMNFLDWRHASMRGGRRSDADAEYLYGKCEKLGVQCVVMEPLRGGAFGRMAQELTDQLKAIHPDDSTARWAFRWVGSHNNILTTLSGMNRMDHLEDNIKTFSPLDPCTEQENRLLAEIADQMSGIPTIPCTTCEYCMPCPYGVNIPANFAAYNEAVNSHLLPLPHKEAADYAERQQQFIDSYKKALPDEKTWASKCQDCEVCLSKCPQQIRIPNQMARIVETLRKR